The genomic region AGCCAAAATTCTTAGAGTACATCAAAAATCTAACAAAATTATATCATTTGCTGCTTTCAGTGCTGATGattctgagataataatcttgatgttaagtcataaaaaatagattttttttctcttatgaAAACCTGTCCCATAAGtaatcttgttaattcagaaaaacaaggcaaatattttttttaaaaaatggataaaattTGTCATGATAGAAATTAAATAACTGAGAGTAAATCAAACGTTTTACAAAAttatctaatttttttttaaaaacgagcagaatattttttcatgaaaacTTTGCTCATAACAATAGATAATCATATTAAGTCAGAaagaacagattttttttcttatgaaaACTTGCCTCATAATTAatcattttgattaataattaataataatactattTGTTCAGAAAATGATCAGTTTGGTCATGATGAAAATGATCGTGCCAAGCCAAAATTCTGAGAGTAAATCAAAAGTTGTACTTTTATCTCATCATTTTTAATCAGATTTAATAGATCTGACTCTGACTTTATATTACAATACTGACTTACGGTTTTGGAATTTAATTTCACAAGTTTGAGTCACTGcctcataattttgacttggtaagtaaaaatatttattgttttatatcatagtttttaaatcaactttttgactttttaatcTAATAATTGTGACCAGCTATTTAATAATTACGACTTTTTATTATGActaaccacatttttttttcatggtacAAATGGACTTCCACAGAAACCAAGACAGTTGGCTGAGGATAAGACAAGACTAGACAAGACACGACAAGACTTGATTAATCCCACACTGGGGAAATTCATGTTACATCAGCTCGACAGTCAGAAGTAgaagaacattttaaaaagtgagaCAAACCtgagacatgaaaaaaatgaaaataagttaaaagaTCAAATATGAAATCTAAATACACTTTTAACCAGATACTTTGTGTCCATGATTCATAGTTGCACGGGATAATTGTTGCACCTCTCGTCATATTTCCTCTCACAGACCTGCATATTGTGATAACCCAGTCATAGACAGCACCGAATACTACAGCTAATTTATTGCATAATGTGTTGTGCACTGTCTGACCTATGGCCTGTCTCTGTTCACCAGGATGTTGCAAGAGGGGTCGTCACATTAGGTCAGTAGTGAAATGTTCATGATGCCTTCACCGCCACGGGTCGGATGGactgctctctgtctccttctgcTCTGGAAGAGAACGGCAGGTGAAAATATCTGTAGCAACACTGCAGCCGTTTATCTTCAGACCAACGGGAATGATTTCTGTGCTGTGAAGACGTTTAAAGCATCAAATGTGATGTTTCCTCATCTGAATGCAGCCACAAGTCAAAGGTCTTTATTTTTAGTGTCAGAACGAAAGTTAAAATTGTTGCAGAGTTTCTTCTTGGAGACGTTCCAGTCCCCTCCAGCAGGGATTTAAACGCAGCATGCACACATCAGACTGATACAGCGACAGAAGAGGGCAGAACAAAGAGAAGGAGTTACGAGACCTGGCTTTGGACCAGTGTGTCTGCATGTAGACGGGGCAGAGCATCGATCTCACTCATAActcatgttatttgttttttttacatagaGACTGCAGGTTAATTTTCATCACACCCCATAGCCATGTATCTGCTGTTTCTCCTCAGCTCACAGTGTGGAGGTGCGATGCTCTGTGGCACCAGTGGGGGCGCTACACCCAGTTCAAGGTCTGCTGGAGAGGTTTGAGGCTGGTCCGGGCTGTGCTGCGAGAGAACAAGGGGACAAAGAAACTCATGTCATCGCAGTGGGGAGAGTGACGCACAGCCCCGAGAACAAGGTAACGAGCTCACTTAAACTGTAAAATGTTGTTACATTAAAAGTCAAAAATATGTTAATagaaactatatatatataaaaaatgttgttagttaaatcatttaaagggatagtgcacccaaacatgaaaattcagccattatctactcacccatatgctgagggaggctcaggtgaagttttagagtcctcacatcacttgcggagatccaaggggagaggaggtagcaacacaactccacctaatggaggctgacggcgccccagattcaaacgtccaaaaNNNNNNNNNNNNNNNNNNNNNNNNNNNNNNNNNNNNNNNNNNNNNNNNNNNNNNNNNNNNNNNNNNNNNNNNNNNNNNNNNNNNNNNNNNNNNNNNNNNNNNNNNNNNNNNNNNNNNNNNNNNNNNNNNNNNNNNNNNNNNNNNNNNNNNNNNNNNNNNNNNNNNNNNNNNNNNNNNNNNNNNNNNNNNNNNNNNNNNNNNNNNNNNNNNNNNNNNNNNNNNNNNNNNNNNNNNNNNNNNNNNNNNNNNNNNNNNNNNNNNNNNNNNNNNNNNNNNNNNNNNNNNNNNNNNNNNNNNNNNNNNNNNNNNNNNNNNNNNNNNNNNNNNNNNNNNNNNNNNNNNNNNNNNNNNNNNNNNNNNNNNNNNNNNNNNNNNNNNNNNNNNNNNNNNNNNNNNNNNNNNNNNNNNNNNNNNNNNNNNNNNNNNNNNNNNNNNNNNNNNNNNNNNNNNNNNNNNNNNNNNNNNNNNNNNNNNNNNNNNNNNNNNNNNNNNNNNNNNNNNNNNNNNNNNNNNNNNNNNaatttattatgttgatctgttctgtacgacatctattgcacgtctgtccgtcctggaagagggatccctcctcagttgctcttcctgaggtttctaccgtttttttttccccgttaaagggtttttttggggagtttttccttatccgctgtgagggtcataagaacagagggatgtcgtatgctgtaaagccctgtgaggcaaattgtgatttgagatattgggctttataaataaaattgattgattgattgattgattgtagctctaactgcctctctgtgcaccgcgttcacgtgtgcgcagTCGCGctagaccgtgagacatgggcaccgccttcgtGTGTGTGCTCGCTTACCTGTACATCCGTGTTtgcatcacgtgacacgtgcaccacAGGGAGaaacaacagtaaccacagtaaaAGATCATTTGCACTTCgatcttttagcaaaggacagcccaacatgtctgaagactttgaaattgaggaggaacagcatttctttgctgagccgtatttgtttaagcccgagtatacggacgtggaactcaggctactggacgaagcagccgccacAGCTGAATAGaggcccagagaggcagtcagagctacaggctacaatgaggctaaaaacagagttcaaatgacgtttttccaaacaactttttatgtcggggcttcaggacacttggatcactaccgacgagcagtatggagatattttgtggttttaattatgtgtttttggacgtttgaatctggggcgccgtcagcttccattaggtggagttgtgttgctacctcctctctccttgattctccgtaagtgttgtgaggactctaaaacttcacctgagcctccctcggcatataggtgagtagataatggctgaattttcatgtttgggtgcactatccctttaatttgactgtaaaaagaaatgtatcGTTAAAGACATGGAGTGAAGTGATGAGGAaatgccttaaacctgcattctttctaacagccagcagggggcgactctaCTGGTtgcaaaatgtaatttcatctcaatttttttttttttttttataaggaCAACGCACATTAATTAACatctctgtaaatgtgccagtgttagccagctggctaattttcaactgcaaTTCTTTGGCAAGATGTTAGCAAAacagtcaagaagttgagtgtggaactatggacacttctcgccctcaatggtcgccatcttggctacgtagcggaaggggagggaccacttttcaaactggaaatggcggctgAGGACTGTGCGACCCTGAACATCGCTGcgttgtacaaatacatgtgttttttgcactaagcaccactatactgttgttggGTATAAGCCTAtattaatttagcagtctgtaatgatttggtaccacgaacgataacgcaaatgctaatgctagtttgctaactacctaatttgcggtcgtcatttgcggtgagtgcacaacagccgtgtttggtttgagacagcACTACCCTGctgaaatttgcgcactacgccaCTAtgtagtgcacatagtatactacatggaagtatAAGTTACTAACGGAAGTGATTTAAGACACAGCAAGTGTCCTTGGGTTCTCAGTCTCAGTCTCAGCTCCACCTTCTTGTCCAAAtgataattatttattaatttttcacCAGCTCAGTTTACTTTTAACTTCtttcctattatttttgtttcttgaCACATATATTTACTGTTTCCCTCAAGCATTTAGCCAGCATGCTAACACCGACAAatttagctagctaatgctagaAGTTTGCAGGTACCATTCTATGTTATGAACATTAACTGTAGCTAAGTTAATTTTCCTTGTCTTGTTTAAGGACCAGTCTTTGACTTGTATTTCCTGTATGTTTTTTACATGTGCATGATTTAACGTcttcaaataaatgaaacagaaaaatttCTAAGTAGCGTTAGCTCGCTAACTTTGAGGTAAGAGTTTATTCAGTGATGCTACAGTAAGGCAGGGCAGGTTTTATTTATATGGAACATTTCAGCAACAGTGTGCTCGACATAAAACATGACCGGCATCAAGACAACATGTAGACAATACACAttgtaaaaatacatttaaaaagatttcattaaagaatttaaaataaaaggttTGAAATATACTAAGACAGATTAAAGGTACAGtgcaaataaaatcaataaaaatatttggatAATGaaaattacagtgcagtgtaagtaaatatttgatttataaaaaggcagcagcaaacagtCTTCTTTAACAGAAATGAGAGATGGTGATATGCAGCCACTCATTGGtgacagtagctcagtccatagggacttggcttgggaaccggagggtcaccaGTTCAAGTGCCTGTTGAGACCAAACACTGAGTATTGGCTGGCAggtggagaggtgccagttgcTTAGGttcccttgagcaaggcactgaactcCCAACTGCTTGGGGTGCCTATCCTTGGGCAgctccctcactctgacatcatccattaatgcatgtgtctgtatttgagagctctgtgtgcatgtgaaaaAATTGGATTTCCCATTTAGTTGGCCTATAACTGTCCTCGTTCATACACACTGAACATGCATGAAGTTAGAACTCCATATACACTGGCTTTATAACTGTACCACACCCTTTCCTCCGCTGTCTTCAGGTGACGGTGTTGCTGAAGCCTTTATCTGCGTCCCCCTCACCTCTCAGAACgctccacctgctgctcagctcCAAGCTCCCAGTCACCTGGTGGCTGGAGGCTGAGAGACTGCCCCCTGACCTCCCAGTGCTGGTGCAGGTCAGTGAGGGTCATCACATCTGTGTGATATGACACTACCCACTACCAATTCTCATTTGATCTGAATGCAcgtttaaatcattttaatatttcccCTGACATTTTCTTCTGATCTGCCAGGTGTCCTCAAACTCCAGCGTGCAGTCCCACTCCCTGCGTTTGATCATCCAAACGATGCATTCGCTGCCTTTTCGTCCACACGCGCTGCACCGCTGGGCTCTGAAACACCACGGCAACCTGTCCTCTCTGACACACTCCACACACGGCAATCGAGTCTACGTCCCACTGGGAGAGGGTGAGCCGCCAAGAAACCAGATATTATAGTGATGATGAATGATTTTCAACCATCATGCTGTTCGTAGTAGTTTGTATGTAGGTTATGTATTCACGATACAGTTTTTACAGCTTCTATAGTTTATCATAGtgttatttgtatagcacttaaagatatgttttaagcaatgatttaaaaaccAGAGttttccagagcctcggggccttGATGGCAAAAACACGTCCACCTTTAGTTACCAACCTCGATCTAGGGACGACTAGCGAGGGCAGGCTGGAGGACCTCAGGTCAGGACTTGGAGCATAGGCAGTCAGAAGCTCAGCCATATAACTGGCTGCTAAACCATGTTGAGCTGAAAACGTcaataaaataatcttaaaatcaGTTCTGAAGTTAACTGGCAACCAACCGAAACATACGTGCACTGGCTCTATCGGCCCCAGACATAACGCAGGCTCAGGTGATTCAGATTGGAGAACGATCCTTTAAAACCTACTTCCCTCTTGCTCTGTCTCCATTTTACAGATCCCACCCTGCCTGCCGTGTGCCAGCTGCAGTCCATGTTCCTCTCCCACAACTACATGACCTCTGAGCTGCAGCCACAGCAAGTGCAGGGCTGCACTGACGCACCAGCAGGTGGGATCAGCCCGGAAGTACATGTGATCAAGCTCCATTCGGCAGGCTCGGGGCTCTGTGGGTGAGGACATGACGCTTTGGAAAATCATCGCAAGAGCATATATGACCGAGCAAAGTTAAatcttgtctctctctctctctctgtctctgtcagctctCTCCAGGTGGAGGTGATCGTTTCTCTGGTGCCACTGGTGGCCAACTCAAAGACCCAGGCGGTTGTGCTTATTCTCAGCAGCTCTGTGCCAGTCAACTGGGCCATCGTTGCTAGTGGTGTCCAGGGTCATATTTCTATTCATGTAAGGGCCCTGTCTCTTCTTTGTGTCTGAATTTTTAATCTAGTTTATGTGTCTAACGACTGCTGGAGAGttgcttttttaaatatataatacaatacaataggcctacacacttctaaacagctcctggaagaagatcagctctgcactcaggatttcaggtaaacaggctatgATGCTTGTTAAGTTTGCCTAGCAACCTCAGGCACGACCTACTgctgtgctcttgaaagctggcacagaaaaggcacaggagtagcacccagcgcccgaccttgcgttttccaggtggttaaagatgaGGCACGTGTGCGGCCCCTTAGCCTGCAGTGAGCTACACGACAACAGACAAACTGGGCAAAGTCACATTTAGTTTCACGTTGCACATCATATTTATTTGATTGTACTTTGATGACGTACTTGTCATGATGTCTATGTATCTGTCTCTCTCCGTAGTCGTCCAATAGTGTGTCCCCGCCCTACCCACCTGAGCCTGACCTGACCCTGTCCAGTGCAGTTAACCCCGACCTGTCCACCATATCTGACCTTCTTGTGTGGGCCACTGAGAGCGGCTACACCAAGGTGACCTCATACACTGAGGCTGACCTGGCCAATCGCTTTGTGATCCAGCTGGCTGGGGGCGGGACAGGTCAGGACCCCTGTGTGTCTCTTGTTTCCATCACTGTGTGAGTGACCTGGACGCTTTAGTTCCTGATTTCCTGTACGTAAAGGAGAATCATTTCCTCACTCTTCTGTGTCCCTTTTAAGATGGAGGATGGGAAATGAAAGCAGAATATTTCAATCGTATATGTTGAATGAACGGTATTGAAGTGTATGTGTGAGTATTTAATGTCTCCGCGTGACcgtctctgtgtctcctctctgtctgtgccaCAGACGCGGTTGCAGTGATGAATCCTCTGGTTGTGAGGCCTCCCTGGGCCGAGGAGCGCCGGCTGAGGCAGTGGCTGAGCGGTGGaggcagagcaggaggaggcCGAGAGAGTTTCACGGTGCAGTGTGAGGACGGACGCCTCAGCGTGACTGTGGACCAACACATCCTGCAGGTCTTCATACCTCAGTATTAGATGTAAACAAATCATAAAGAGAGAAGCTAGCTGCCAcaacttaaaggaacacttcacccacaaaatgaccgtTTATGTGACAATTAACtcgtttacaaactcttacacaactcgaacagtataatccaagtcttatttatccagtcgtgtgAGGAAATACCTCCCAAACACaggcatttttgctaaaacggACGAGTAGCGTACCTcggcatgtgcatttgtttgacCTTTGAGCTCACGTGGGCATATGCCCTCGGTGGAAGTGTTTTATAATGTCCTGTTTTAGCAAAACTACATGTATAACTGAATAAATTAGAATtgtattatactgcatgagtaatgtgagactttgtaaacagatgttttgatatagatgATGTTATGTTAAATAAGGACCCTGATTAATTCAGTTCATGAAGTAGGGGTGCAACAATCTACAAAATTCATGTTTCGGTTTGATGCGACACTGTGGCGTCACCATTGGGTATGTTTTCAATGCAGCAAAAAGTTGGTATTAAGGTCTGACCAGAAAGGGCTCTTGAAGGAATAATGTAACAgggtagcctgagtgtcagactgaagctcccagaaccttcagtctgacatcgcctccattgaaggtgatttacaagggggagggaatttgattttttccctaaccaatcagtagagatcaacgactcacccagaatctgacgtcattagtatccatgcctcgggggtgccggaaacaagcgagcattgcccttttaaaatgtctccattGTCGtacacgcccagctgcatcgctgttaaatccagtttagcagcttccttaatttggtcctccattaacgcgagtagtggcgaaatacctcgatagcatcgttaatgtggtctgtaggatctgtagcggtcgccattgttgctatcctcaccagttacccaccggcgtacagcttgacatcagcgtggcgctgattggcttatcgctagacccccggcgttcattggtccgtccatcgtttggacgagataaatcgcaaattcattgcagtatgccagaccagagatgcaagcctactcagttgagtgggcggggtctatgtccacctcatcagaaactggggagggattaagaggaatattggatttctctggaacgctaactttttagcacattagctaacgttagcttccatagcaaaacaaacaagtgtggtcctcctttgtaagattggcttcctttgacatcatccatccactgagtgagagcatacgggtcggccagtctggtcccgttggtcagtgtttacttattcaagtaacactggcggtcccggagagtgagtgacctgacatggtgcgttggtaaattcagtctgacgctctacactaaaatgagagccctgttggtggaagaaacggagcgttatatttctacatgaatgaactagcggttaagttaatcacacattcacgtCAAGCAAAGTCCGGGGTCTTGTCACAcggagtgcgctctgccactggCAGAGttcggtgctctggataaccgaacggtacattcagacactgtccagtttgtgccagagtgcgctcgtatcatcctcctccattgttcaaaacaagccaacagaagcTGCAGGGAGTAAGGCAGAGGGCCCGtggggtggctagcagctaattcttgtctaATTGGTGgcctgataaacagagagagctctacaataaaataaatcagtgtttgggaaacactgggttactgtatgaagcatgtGTATCCGTGCCCGTGGTCATGTTCAAATGATCATGATGTAATGATGGCTGTTAAACCAGCTGTGTGTAtagaaacatttttacatttgaaagtTACGTCGTCTCACACCAGTTCTCTTCTTCAGAGCCTGTCTGTCCCAGTGGCTGCCGTGACTCTACGAGACTCGACATGCCAGGCTCAGTCCAATGGGAGTCATTTCCTGTTGGTGTTCCCAGTCATTTCCTGTGGGACTGAGGGTCTTCTCCTGGGACAGCCTAGAGGGGTGCAGTACAAAAACATGGTGAGACAAGAATGTCGGACAGACAGGGTTTAGAGATTTACAAAATGATGTATCTTAAATACTTTGTTGTCTTTTAAACCCTGTGTTACGTTCATTTTTAccaaattaaatttgtttattttattccagAAATAatctatattttctttttcacttaACATTTATAGAATTCTCTGGTATTTTAAAAGTACAATGTTATAgttgttaaaaataatttacattCGCCAACAGAGGCAGAGGAAATTAGAGATGAGGTTTAGGGAGGAGaaaacagcagagacagacgaAGTGAAGCTTTAAGAGCACAGAGGGAAGATCATCTGGATTCAAAATAAGGTTAAAGTTTATCAGACGtggcagaaacaaaaacaagaggtGCATAATGGACACTTGACACGGTGGTTAGAGGAAGTTGTCCCTTGTGAGACTTGTGTGACCCAGGTCATCTTGACCAGAACAGTGCTGAGTTAAAGCGTAACTACGGGACGCTGCATGAGGGCAAATTAAGTGAGAGAAAGTCTCGGTTCAGAGGCAGGAAAATGGAAGGAGGGAGGACACAGAGTGATTTAGAGAAAGGTAAAAAGGCGACCAACAGAGGCAGAAGGTGTGTGTAATGAAACACTCAAGCAAAAGTGTGTCTGTAACgtgtaaaaataaatgcttCTTTCAGTCTTGATGACATAATAACCATGTTTTAAGGCACATAAAAAAACTGCCATCAAGAAAGATAAATTTAACATGAATAACTGCAGTTCTCTAAATAGGGATGAAATAAAAGTGTGGCTAACTTCTTCCAGGTTAGCAGAGGATAGAAAAGAtctgattttaatttttggacTGGACAAGACTGCCCAATCAGTCTTtcttcagcattggcagtataaaaacaaaatcggggagtgcagcaaaatgccacctacctacttttgtttatacagaatgtgcctttttcggggcaatggggggcgtgagcaagtaacaaaacgtgtagctcagcgtgtgacataaacagtga from Epinephelus moara isolate mb chromosome 18, YSFRI_EMoa_1.0, whole genome shotgun sequence harbors:
- the engl gene encoding transforming growth factor beta receptor type 3 isoform X1, coding for MFMMPSPPRVGWTALCLLLLWKRTAAHSVEVRCSVAPVGALHPVQGLLERFEAGPGCAAREQGDKETHVIAVGRVTHSPENKVTVLLKPLSASPSPLRTLHLLLSSKLPVTWWLEAERLPPDLPVLVQVSSNSSVQSHSLRLIIQTMHSLPFRPHALHRWALKHHGNLSSLTHSTHGNRVYVPLGEDPTLPAVCQLQSMFLSHNYMTSELQPQQVQGCTDAPAGGISPEVHVIKLHSAGSGLCGSLQVEVIVSLVPLVANSKTQAVVLILSSSVPVNWAIVASGVQGHISIHSSNSVSPPYPPEPDLTLSSAVNPDLSTISDLLVWATESGYTKVTSYTEADLANRFVIQLAGGGTDAVAVMNPLVVRPPWAEERRLRQWLSGGGRAGGGRESFTVQCEDGRLSVTVDQHILQSLSVPVAAVTLRDSTCQAQSNGSHFLLVFPVISCGTEGLLLGQPRGVQYKNMVLLWRDEPQTILARNETERRSKTPLGIHFSCLAAVPTLPRSADDDDDDDVKIPQAELVPWAPEGPVPDRGMSQLLTPRHRSGPFLTLKLFVTESYEQRRIGPCVITADHRVYVEISAKGSFIDVLEVQSCVVSPQSDPKKSRFWTVISDGCSSDPSLTLGAKTKDEEEKEEVGDDGELEEEKEETDGPEESRDGDGDVPLRRKFDRRGREASERKERSSRNVGAEEEMQPLRFSFILQPVYNDSMQFLHCSLRLCVSDLKRGKPTKETIKNDCEGGLHIPPLVSRSPRHQCEIRNLSRPMVVTQPISSLAPKLLRPPAGQRTKRLSVSPVASPDPEHSSSVVQTGPVMGIVFAAFVMGVSLMGGLWCIYYYTGARPTSLRGESHLTDHTQEGHNIWNPPSLSDQSSSLV
- the engl gene encoding transforming growth factor beta receptor type 3 isoform X2, which produces MQPQVKAHSVEVRCSVAPVGALHPVQGLLERFEAGPGCAAREQGDKETHVIAVGRVTHSPENKVTVLLKPLSASPSPLRTLHLLLSSKLPVTWWLEAERLPPDLPVLVQVSSNSSVQSHSLRLIIQTMHSLPFRPHALHRWALKHHGNLSSLTHSTHGNRVYVPLGEDPTLPAVCQLQSMFLSHNYMTSELQPQQVQGCTDAPAGGISPEVHVIKLHSAGSGLCGSLQVEVIVSLVPLVANSKTQAVVLILSSSVPVNWAIVASGVQGHISIHSSNSVSPPYPPEPDLTLSSAVNPDLSTISDLLVWATESGYTKVTSYTEADLANRFVIQLAGGGTDAVAVMNPLVVRPPWAEERRLRQWLSGGGRAGGGRESFTVQCEDGRLSVTVDQHILQSLSVPVAAVTLRDSTCQAQSNGSHFLLVFPVISCGTEGLLLGQPRGVQYKNMVLLWRDEPQTILARNETERRSKTPLGIHFSCLAAVPTLPRSADDDDDDDVKIPQAELVPWAPEGPVPDRGMSQLLTPRHRSGPFLTLKLFVTESYEQRRIGPCVITADHRVYVEISAKGSFIDVLEVQSCVVSPQSDPKKSRFWTVISDGCSSDPSLTLGAKTKDEEEKEEVGDDGELEEEKEETDGPEESRDGDGDVPLRRKFDRRGREASERKERSSRNVGAEEEMQPLRFSFILQPVYNDSMQFLHCSLRLCVSDLKRGKPTKETIKNDCEGGLHIPPLVSRSPRHQCEIRNLSRPMVVTQPISSLAPKLLRPPAGQRTKRLSVSPVASPDPEHSSSVVQTGPVMGIVFAAFVMGVSLMGGLWCIYYYTGARPTSLRGESHLTDHTQEGHNIWNPPSLSDQSSSLV